One window of Pyxicephalus adspersus chromosome 4, UCB_Pads_2.0, whole genome shotgun sequence genomic DNA carries:
- the LOC140329172 gene encoding mu-type opioid receptor-like produces the protein FPEFSLGSTDCGLVFPHPSWYWDNLLKICVFIFAFIMPVLIITVCYGMMILRLKSVRMLSGSKEKDRNLRRITRMVLVVVAVFIVCWTPIHIYVIIKALINIPSSLFQTVTWHVCIALGYTNSCLNPVLYAFLDENFKRCFREFCIPTTSTIEQQNSTRMRHNTRDHVSTANTVDRTNHQV, from the coding sequence TTCCCTGAATTTTCTCTAGGATCTACTGACTGTGGGCTTGTCTTTCCCCACCCATCATGGTACTGGGACAACCTTCTCAAAATCTGTGTCTTTATCTTTGCATTCATAATGCCTGTCCTTATCATCACAGTATGTTATGGAATGATGATTTTACGACTAAAGAGCGTCCGTATGCTCTCTGGCTCCAAAGAGAAGGATAGAAATCTCAGAAGAATCACCAGGATGGTCCTGGTTGTGGTAGCAGTGTTCATAGTCTGCTGGACTCCAATCCACATTTATGTGATAATTAAAGCCTTGATCAATAtcccttcttctctttttcaGACAGTGACCTGGCATGTGTGTATTGCTCTAGGTTACACAAACAGCTGCCTTAATCCAGTCCTTTATGCTTTTCTGGATGAGAACTTTAAGCGATGTTTCAGAGAATTTTGCATTCCAACAACATCAACCATTGAGCAACAAAACTCAACTCGCATGCGTCACAATACCCGTGACCATGTATCCACCGCCAACACGGTGGACAGGACTAACCATCAGGTATGA